The window TCCTTATTCTTTGTATTGTCCTGACTTTCCAGCCTGCCAATTCGAGTCCACTCCTGTGGGAGTCACTGATTGTTTCATCGACAAGAATCACCAAGTCCCTCGTGGATCCCGCCATTCGGATACTCTGTGCTGCAGCTATGGCTCCACAAACATAAACATGAGCAGAGTGCAAGACTGTAGCGTAAGCTTCTCGTTGCTTTTTCCCTCTGTGACCCCTATCTGTTAAAATGATTGCATTAGTCAAGCCTCATAACAAACTCACACTGGTACATGTACGGAACTCTAAATACATGAATTTCAAGTGGAGTTTCTATAAAGGTATCTTCTATTTGATGGAGTGAAATAACTAGAGAAAGTGTACTGCAATTACCTATGGCTCCAAGAGGAAGTGCCAGCTCACAAGATCCGATTGGGAGCCAAAGTTTTTCTCTCATGGCAGCCAAATTTGGTTTATATAACCATGCGTTACCTTCACGTGTTAAAAGATCCTTGCTGGGAAACAAGTTTGGTATAGGGAAGCAAAATGACACGAAAAGCAGGTGCACAGGGTAAATTCCTTTATAAGAGGCCGCTAAACGAGCTGCTGAAATCTGTAAGTGAAGTCTAGCAATATCTCTGGACCAGTTCCCTTCATTTCTGCAAGGAAGTTTCACAACGATCATATCGAGTCTTTGTCTTGGAACTTCAAGATTTGGGAACGTGGGACAACTAGGGACTGTATCTTCCTGTTCTTCATCGATCCACTCAGGGTACAAGGACTCCCAAGTCACATTTTTCTCAGCATATTCAAGATTCAAAACGGTTTGATGGGACGTGGGAACGATTCGTTTCCATTGACGAATTTCATTCTCGTCAAAGTTCAGAAGGCCGACCCTGTGAATCTTGGTATCTTCAGGTAACTTGTTTAATGCTAGTTGTATGTCTTCCCATTCGATATCTAAATATGATACATATCGAGGGTCTGAGACTCCCGATATCCACCTGTTCACAAATTTTGGCCTGCATTTAATCAGTTTATCACTATTGCGACCAGACTACATTTTCTTGATTGCTTGATAACAAGATTTCAATCTAGCAACTTACCTAGAAACATTCATCGATAAACCGTTGTGTTGACAAACGGTTGGAGAAGAAATAATCGTCAACAAGGCACCGAGAATGATGATAACGAGGATGAATTTTAATGGGTTTAACTTCCATTTAGTGTACTTTGCTGCGGTTGAAAATTGAAAAGGATTTCCAGCTCTCGTCATTTTGATTCTGTGTATCTTCCTTTTGTATGGTTCATCTCTGTTAGAAACGCATGCAAGTATAGTTGGTGTAAAACTGGCAATTATGTATTAGCTAATATGATAAAGTAACATTGGCGGGTAAACGATAAGCATAActtatgataatatatattcaaattaaattttacacTTGCAAGAATAATATGCTTCGAAATGCTTAGTGTGGGAATTTTAGATTCTTGTTTCTAACTAATATTGGGAGAATTGTGCTATGTTCTATGGAGCATACAAATTTCATTTGGGATGTCATTTCTTTCTTTCGTTTTTCCTCTTAGAACTCATTTAGAAGTATTGAAGACGAATATCTCATCCGACCCAAgattacaaatttaaaatatttggctaaaaaaaattcaagttgaAGCTGAATTATGTCAAGATCTACTGTGAGCTTCTCGAAACAGTTTCCAAATAGcaacaaattattttgaaatattgtttaatttaatCTATTTCTCCAAACGAATATTTGTGTCCACACACAAAAAGTAAGGTAGAAAATTAATCTAGATATCAGCGCGGACCTAatgtgaaaatattttctacaatattaatttttactttaatatatattattttaaattacaacTTATGTTGTCCCAAAATCTAATTTTTAAGTCTCAAATGAAGATGTTTAATTGTAACAAAACCTTCTCCaactcaataaaaaaaaaatccgacTTCTAATTCTAttatgagtgggtctcatgtgagaccgtctcacacaagtttttgccttctaTTATTACTCAAGAATACGTAACAAGATTTGGCCATAAtgtttcagaaaaaaaaaatccgacTTCTAACAAAACCTGTGGGGATGGAACGACAGAAATTTTGAGAATTCAAGAGATGTTCACGACGAGACGAGCCATTTATCATTACGATAGGTGTCAAGTCACGTAAGTCACTTCGAATTAATATGCTTCCAATATGACTTTTAAAATTAGGGGTCTAAATTGTATAAAACTAAAACTACTCCTCTCCAAACTCCAAAGCATTAATTCAGATTTTTAGAAATTCAACCGACTCTTTATAAGCCTATCTGGAAACTGTTCCATTGATTCGTCCGCCAATCCCAACAAAATTAATAGACGATAAAAATAAATCCGATCACAAAGATTAAATTTTACGacacaatcaaacaaaattGACAAACTGTTTATGATGACAGAATTTCAAACATTCTCGAATTTCCAGAAATCACTTCTCTTcattgatctttttttttttctttctcaattctattttgttttttgtattgaaaaaaattaataaataaaactgGAAACAATGAAAACTATGTATACTCACATTCGTAATCTTGCATCCATGGAACTTCATAAACAATAAACCATTCTTCCAATTTTCTGTAATGAAATCTTCCTTCTGACACAATATTTGACGGAAAAAATTAAAAGGGTTTGCATTAAATTGCATAACaattgaaaatatcatatcaatatatatatacatgaataTAATTAAGCAAGAATCTAGAATATGgattaaaatgaaataatttaGATATGCTTTAACAGATAAGAATGATTTCACGTACCTTTGAAACTCTGGTTAGTTTTGTGATCGAACTAAAAAAAGATGGTTGAAAAGAGAGAGGGAGAAAGGGTTTTGCgtttacaaaatataataataatttctgaAAATGGTGGGAAGAAAGTGGTTGAAGATAGAGCATGACATATAGAAGAAAGGAGAAGCTTGCACTTGAAACCTACTCTATGTACAAAGAAATATACGTACAAATgtttggtatatatatatatacacacactgacacacacacattatattcaagaaaatatattctCTGTACTAAGATCAGGAGGATCAGTATATATATCTTCACTTTCCTCTTCAGTGAGCACATTTATTTTGTGGGTgtatgtgtgtgtctatattctatatatatgtgtgtgtatatatgctTCAAAATACAGCAAACTTGTTGAAAAATTTACGACTTCAAAAGGTTTTAATTGGAAATGTATATCAATAATATATCGGTTCTTTTGTGTCCATCCTTAACAAGATGTACTAGCTAGTTCTATTAGGCACACAATCCTaatatttgtcaaaaaaaattatatcatgaaaaaaaaaaacacaaaaactcatgtgagtcgatctcacggatcaattttgtgtgacaaatattttatttggatcactcatgaaaaaatattactttttattgtaaatataagcaAGATTAAGTCGTCtaacaaataaaaatctatGTGACTGATTCATGTAAAACTTAATCAAAAACACATAAAAAATGAACAAGAAATCATAACGTTGAATTATTGAGTATAATAATCACAAAGTCAAAGTAAGCTGGTATTTTAGTTGAGTTGTTGAATTCGAACATTTCAGGCCTATCCTTGAATATTCTCTGATTACAATAATAACAACTAGTTGACTGATTAATGATacagaaataataaaataatccaaataatgttttttttaaaaaaattgataaaaatgtaattataaataaatataaataaagagGAAGAGTAGGTGGATTAGGTTAATGAAAACAATGTGTCAAAATAATGATTACTGTGGTTCCAAAATGAGGTGTCATGATTTGATTAATGATTAATGTATTATATCTTTCTTACCAAATGAAGTGATATATTTGCATTCAAATGATGATTTCTCAATAAACTCTGATTTTGACCATATAAtagctaattaattatgttaattaatgaTAATTAGCAAGTAagaattgatttcttgtaattAAATGCTTCATATTATAATCATTTACTTGTGACAGTGTTAATCAGTAATTAACTCAAGAGCTGTTGGTCAATTCATCTTTGAgagccaaaattttattttttttattattctaaATCTAAATGagtattcaaatttcaaatatttattgttatTGTAATTAAGCAAAAAGTGGTTTAAATATTGTTGggtataataattttttccgTTGAAAAAATGATCGAACAGTGGTTCTTGAATTGTTatactatttaaaaaatttgagtctGATCAAACAGCAAGTGCtcgataatattttattaatgtgaTGTAATTAAGTGCATCATGCCCCTTCTTAATTGAGGTGAGACGAGTTATCCACCTAATTGCTGATTCATGGAAATttgttgacatttaaaataattaccaAATAACTAATTCCTCTAAAAATActtaatttgatattatttctGATTATAGAATCTCAATCGGTGACATCTAAATGTGGAACTACTAATATCTAGTCGAATCAGAATACTTCTCATCTCAAATATAAAGATTTCGTATGTCCCAAATATATAGTCAAATatctatatttaatattattttaataacttactcatattcattaaatataatattatttaattaaaaatgcaataaaaacataacttattatttaaactAGAGCCAAACCAAATAGAAGCTCGCGCGGTTTGAACTTTCCACGAAGCTGTGTGTGTCGTAATGAGTCCTACTTGTATTGGTCGGTTTTGGTCAATtccattttttatttaactttCCTATAATCTATCTAATTCTTACACATGGGATATTATCTTACAATTATCAACAAAATTTGGTCTCAGTTTTTTCGTGGAAGTCAGtaacaaatcaaatcaaacttttACAGACAGATGGAAAGTATTTACACATGGCATCACAACAACTTATCCATGGAGGGTGGCACATCCTTGTCCGACTTAAGCCTTGCACCAATCGCTAAATATTCAGCCTCGAAATCTTTTTCTTTAACCAAATATATGATGCTTAAGGTTGAGTTAGATCcaagtttcaatcttaacatAATATTAGAGCTCAAATTCTACAGTTATACGTTGAATTGCCCATAGTTGGGACATTGTTCTGCCCataattgggtcatttgtaaacttcccGCTCCATATGTTCATTCTTGGACGTGAGGAGGGTGTGTTAGTTGACCCacatcggttagataaaatctctgagagttgcatatatggacttgacAGTCATCCCCTCTTGAACCAGCTTTTGGAGTTGAGTTATGtgcaagttccaatcttaacagtGACGACAAAgattgattttttaatttaagcaaaaataataataataataataataataaaagaaagaaagaaagacgAAAAGGAAAAGGGTCAATCTTGAAAATGTTATAGTATCAAATGAATCCGTGTGTTCTTGTATATGAAGTTTAATATGTCTGAGTTTTTTCTTCCGATTTTTCTGGTGCATTGTAGAATATGTTACTTAGTTTAGTCTTTATCCGAAAACATGTGGGTTTTGTATCATaatatttatgattaaattTCGAACCTAAATACTTGACTCGACGTCAGATAAATCATTAGTTGTCGGACAATTTTATATCATTATATAAATCGAATGTTTAGGGTTCACCTCCAGTGTCAAACAATGTTTCCTTTAAAAGTTAGTACGAAGATAATTATGCAATAATATGCGGAcgttatacacacacacaagcAAACGTGGgcaacttaaaaaaaattatgcaagTGAAAAGTGTTTGCTTTCCTTTGCAATAAATGTATGCCCGACAATCTTGCAAAATAAGGTTAAACCCGGCAGCCTTTCGTTTCAGATAATACCATAAAAGGAAATGAAGTCGTATACTAAAATACATTTATGATNTTAGGAAAATAGTTATTGGTGGGCATTCCAACTCATAAGTCTACAAAGTTTGCTCAAGTTAGTTTAGCTACCACGGCAACTCAAATTGACTTTACATTGCCAAAATGCATGAGA of the Primulina huaijiensis isolate GDHJ02 chromosome 1, ASM1229523v2, whole genome shotgun sequence genome contains:
- the LOC140975419 gene encoding UDP-glucuronate:xylan alpha-glucuronosyltransferase 1-like isoform X2, whose product is MDARLRIDEPYKRKIHRIKMTRAGNPFQFSTAAKYTKWKLNPLKFILVIIILGALLTIISSPTVCQHNGLSMNVSRWISGVSDPRYVSYLDIEWEDIQLALNKLPEDTKIHRVGLLNFDENEIRQWKRIVPTSHQTVLNLEYAEKNVTWESLYPEWIDEEQEDTVPSCPTFPNLEVPRQRLDMIVVKLPCRNEGNWSRDIARLHLQISAARLAASYKGIYPVHLLFVSFCFPIPNLFPSKDLLTREGNAWLYKPNLAAMREKLWLPIGSCELALPLGAIDRGHRGKKQREAYATVLHSAHVYVCGAIAAAQSIRMAGSTRDLVILVDETISDSHRSGLELAGWKVRTIQRIRNPKAEKDAYNEWNYSKFRLWQLTDYDKIIFIDADLIILRNIDFLFGMPEISATGNNGTLFNSGVMVIEPSNSTFQLLMDHINEIESYNGGDQGYLNEIFTWWHRIPKHMNFLKNFWFGDDDDVKRKKIHLFKAEPPILYVIHFLGNKPWMCFRDYDCNWNVDILQEFAIDIAHKRWWKVHDAMPEKLQEFCLLPSKQKAQLEWDRRQAERGNYTDGHWKIKIKDKRIKRCIDPYCDWKGMLKHWGESNWTDSGFPVPTPAAFKTRTSSF
- the LOC140975419 gene encoding UDP-glucuronate:xylan alpha-glucuronosyltransferase 1-like isoform X1 codes for the protein MDARLRIDEPYKRKIHRIKMTRAGNPFQFSTAAKYTKWKLNPLKFILVIIILGALLTIISSPTVCQHNGLSMNVSRPKFVNRWISGVSDPRYVSYLDIEWEDIQLALNKLPEDTKIHRVGLLNFDENEIRQWKRIVPTSHQTVLNLEYAEKNVTWESLYPEWIDEEQEDTVPSCPTFPNLEVPRQRLDMIVVKLPCRNEGNWSRDIARLHLQISAARLAASYKGIYPVHLLFVSFCFPIPNLFPSKDLLTREGNAWLYKPNLAAMREKLWLPIGSCELALPLGAIDRGHRGKKQREAYATVLHSAHVYVCGAIAAAQSIRMAGSTRDLVILVDETISDSHRSGLELAGWKVRTIQRIRNPKAEKDAYNEWNYSKFRLWQLTDYDKIIFIDADLIILRNIDFLFGMPEISATGNNGTLFNSGVMVIEPSNSTFQLLMDHINEIESYNGGDQGYLNEIFTWWHRIPKHMNFLKNFWFGDDDDVKRKKIHLFKAEPPILYVIHFLGNKPWMCFRDYDCNWNVDILQEFAIDIAHKRWWKVHDAMPEKLQEFCLLPSKQKAQLEWDRRQAERGNYTDGHWKIKIKDKRIKRCIDPYCDWKGMLKHWGESNWTDSGFPVPTPAAFKTRTSSF